One window of Lacerta agilis isolate rLacAgi1 chromosome 14, rLacAgi1.pri, whole genome shotgun sequence genomic DNA carries:
- the RBM23 gene encoding probable RNA-binding protein 23 isoform X11, producing the protein MASDDFDIVIEAMLEAPYKKEEPPQEEQAKDAKKESAPSSSGESSSKKKRSKSRSRSRDHRHSRSRDRDRHRRRSRSRDRRSRHRSRSRHRSRSRDRRRGSRSRSRERRRDERVRYRSPPPPGRRFGHSKSPLYREKSPLREPLGSLSPEERDARTVFCMQLAARIRPRDLEDFFSAVGKVRDVRIISDRNSRRSKGIAYVEFCEIQSVPLAIGLTGQRLLGVPIIVQASQAEKNRLAAMANNLQKGSGGPMRLYVGSLHCNITKEMLRGIFEPFGKIDSIVLMRDQDTGQSKGYGFITFAEAECARRALEQLNGFELAGRPMRVGQVTERLDGTTDITFPDGDEPERSALNLSTTGSQLQLMAKLAEAGSGIPLSTTAAAQAALQLNGAIPLGALNPAALTALSPALNLASQTLASQCFQLSGLFTPQTM; encoded by the exons ATGGCCTCGGATGACTTTGATATCGTGATAGAGGCCATGTTGGAGGCCCCGTACAAGAAAGAGGAG CCACCTCAGGAGGAGCAAGCAAAGGACGCAAAGAAAGAAAGTGCCCCCAGCAGCAGCGGGGAAAGCAGCAG CAAAAAGAAGAGGAGCAAGAGTCGTAGCAGGAGCCGTGACCACAGACATAG CCGCAGTCGGGACCGAGACCGCCACCGCAGGCGCAGCCGCAGCAGAGATCGCCGTAGCCGCCACCGGAGCAGAAGCCGCCACCGGAGCCGCAGCCGGGACCGCAGGCGGGGCAGCCGGTCTCGCAGCAGAGAGCGCCGGCGGGACGAGAGAGTGCGCTACcggagccccccaccccctgg GCGTCGGTTTGGGCACAGCAAGAGTCCCTTGTACAGAGAGAAAAGCCCCCTCCG GGAGCCCTTGGGCAGTTTGAGCCCAGAGGAGCGTGATGCCCGCACTGTCTTCTGCATGCAGCTGGCTGCCCGCATTCGCCCACGTGACCTTGAGGACTTTTTCTCCGCTGTCGGCAAG GTGCGCGATGTGCGGATCATCTCCGACCGAAACTCCCGCCGCTCCAAGGGCATCGCCTACGTGGAGTTCTGTGAGATCCAGTCGGTACCGTTGGCCATTGGGCTGACAGGCCAGCGCCTCCTCGGGGTGCCCATCATTGTCCAGGCCTCCCAG GCAGAGAAGAACCGGCTGGCAGCCATGGCTAACAACCTTCAGAAAGGCAGTGGGGGGCCCATGCGGCTCTACGTTGGCTCCCTTCACTGCAACATCACCAAAGAGATGCTGCGTGGGATCTTTGAGCCCTTTGGCAAG ATTGACAGCATTGTGCTGATGCGTGACCAGGATACCGGGCAGTCCAAGGGCTATGGCTTCATCACG TTTGCAGAGGCTGAGTGTGCCCGCCGTGCCCTGGAGCAGCTAAATGGTTTCGAGCTCGCCGGCCGACCCATGCGGGTGGGGCAGGTCACTGAGCGGCTGGACGGCACCACCGACATCACCTTCCCAGATGGTGATGAGCCCGAGCGGTCGGCCCTTAATCTCAGCACCACTGGCTCCCAGCTCCAGCTCATGGCCAAACTGGCAGAAG CAGGTTCCGGGATCCCATTGTCAACTACAGCCGCGGCTCAGGCGGCCCTGCAGCTCAATGGAGCGATACCCCTGGGAGCACTGAACCCAGCTGCCCTGACAG CTCTCAGCCCAGCACTGAACCTGGCTTCACAGACGTTGGCTTCCCAGTGCTTCCAGCTTTCGGGCCTCTTCACTCCCCAGACAAT gtAA
- the RBM23 gene encoding probable RNA-binding protein 23 isoform X9 gives MKGQSQEDGMASDDFDIVIEAMLEAPYKKEEPPQEEQAKDAKKESAPSSSGESSSKKKRSKSRSRSRDHRHSRSRDRDRHRRRSRSRDRRSRHRSRSRHRSRSRDRRRGSRSRSRERRRDERVRYRSPPPPGRRFGHSKSPLYREKSPLREPLGSLSPEERDARTVFCMQLAARIRPRDLEDFFSAVGKVRDVRIISDRNSRRSKGIAYVEFCEIQSVPLAIGLTGQRLLGVPIIVQASQAEKNRLAAMANNLQKGSGGPMRLYVGSLHCNITKEMLRGIFEPFGKIDSIVLMRDQDTGQSKGYGFITFAEAECARRALEQLNGFELAGRPMRVGQVTERLDGTTDITFPDGDEPERSALNLSTTGSQLQLMAKLAEAGSGIPLSTTAAAQAALQLNGAIPLGALNPAALTALSPALNLASQTLASQCFQLSGLFTPQTM, from the exons AGCCAAGAGGACGGCATGGCCTCGGATGACTTTGATATCGTGATAGAGGCCATGTTGGAGGCCCCGTACAAGAAAGAGGAG CCACCTCAGGAGGAGCAAGCAAAGGACGCAAAGAAAGAAAGTGCCCCCAGCAGCAGCGGGGAAAGCAGCAG CAAAAAGAAGAGGAGCAAGAGTCGTAGCAGGAGCCGTGACCACAGACATAG CCGCAGTCGGGACCGAGACCGCCACCGCAGGCGCAGCCGCAGCAGAGATCGCCGTAGCCGCCACCGGAGCAGAAGCCGCCACCGGAGCCGCAGCCGGGACCGCAGGCGGGGCAGCCGGTCTCGCAGCAGAGAGCGCCGGCGGGACGAGAGAGTGCGCTACcggagccccccaccccctgg GCGTCGGTTTGGGCACAGCAAGAGTCCCTTGTACAGAGAGAAAAGCCCCCTCCG GGAGCCCTTGGGCAGTTTGAGCCCAGAGGAGCGTGATGCCCGCACTGTCTTCTGCATGCAGCTGGCTGCCCGCATTCGCCCACGTGACCTTGAGGACTTTTTCTCCGCTGTCGGCAAG GTGCGCGATGTGCGGATCATCTCCGACCGAAACTCCCGCCGCTCCAAGGGCATCGCCTACGTGGAGTTCTGTGAGATCCAGTCGGTACCGTTGGCCATTGGGCTGACAGGCCAGCGCCTCCTCGGGGTGCCCATCATTGTCCAGGCCTCCCAG GCAGAGAAGAACCGGCTGGCAGCCATGGCTAACAACCTTCAGAAAGGCAGTGGGGGGCCCATGCGGCTCTACGTTGGCTCCCTTCACTGCAACATCACCAAAGAGATGCTGCGTGGGATCTTTGAGCCCTTTGGCAAG ATTGACAGCATTGTGCTGATGCGTGACCAGGATACCGGGCAGTCCAAGGGCTATGGCTTCATCACG TTTGCAGAGGCTGAGTGTGCCCGCCGTGCCCTGGAGCAGCTAAATGGTTTCGAGCTCGCCGGCCGACCCATGCGGGTGGGGCAGGTCACTGAGCGGCTGGACGGCACCACCGACATCACCTTCCCAGATGGTGATGAGCCCGAGCGGTCGGCCCTTAATCTCAGCACCACTGGCTCCCAGCTCCAGCTCATGGCCAAACTGGCAGAAG CAGGTTCCGGGATCCCATTGTCAACTACAGCCGCGGCTCAGGCGGCCCTGCAGCTCAATGGAGCGATACCCCTGGGAGCACTGAACCCAGCTGCCCTGACAG CTCTCAGCCCAGCACTGAACCTGGCTTCACAGACGTTGGCTTCCCAGTGCTTCCAGCTTTCGGGCCTCTTCACTCCCCAGACAAT gtAA
- the RBM23 gene encoding probable RNA-binding protein 23 isoform X5, whose product MKGQSQEDGMASDDFDIVIEAMLEAPYKKEEAQPGPSKSPADPPTAQPPQEEQAKDAKKESAPSSSGESSSKKKRSKSRSRSRDHRHSRSRDRDRHRRRSRSRDRRSRHRSRSRHRSRSRDRRRGSRSRSRERRRDERVRYRSPPPPGRRFGHSKSPLYREKSPLREPLGSLSPEERDARTVFCMQLAARIRPRDLEDFFSAVGKVRDVRIISDRNSRRSKGIAYVEFCEIQSVPLAIGLTGQRLLGVPIIVQASQAEKNRLAAMANNLQKGSGGPMRLYVGSLHCNITKEMLRGIFEPFGKIDSIVLMRDQDTGQSKGYGFITFAEAECARRALEQLNGFELAGRPMRVGQVTERLDGTTDITFPDGDEPERSALNLSTTGSQLQLMAKLAEAGSGIPLSTTAAAQAALQLNGAIPLGALNPAALTALSPALNLASQTLASQCFQLSGLFTPQTM is encoded by the exons AGCCAAGAGGACGGCATGGCCTCGGATGACTTTGATATCGTGATAGAGGCCATGTTGGAGGCCCCGTACAAGAAAGAGGAG GCCCAGCCAGGACCCTCAAAGTCACCAGCTGATCCCCCCACAGCACAG CCACCTCAGGAGGAGCAAGCAAAGGACGCAAAGAAAGAAAGTGCCCCCAGCAGCAGCGGGGAAAGCAGCAG CAAAAAGAAGAGGAGCAAGAGTCGTAGCAGGAGCCGTGACCACAGACATAG CCGCAGTCGGGACCGAGACCGCCACCGCAGGCGCAGCCGCAGCAGAGATCGCCGTAGCCGCCACCGGAGCAGAAGCCGCCACCGGAGCCGCAGCCGGGACCGCAGGCGGGGCAGCCGGTCTCGCAGCAGAGAGCGCCGGCGGGACGAGAGAGTGCGCTACcggagccccccaccccctgg GCGTCGGTTTGGGCACAGCAAGAGTCCCTTGTACAGAGAGAAAAGCCCCCTCCG GGAGCCCTTGGGCAGTTTGAGCCCAGAGGAGCGTGATGCCCGCACTGTCTTCTGCATGCAGCTGGCTGCCCGCATTCGCCCACGTGACCTTGAGGACTTTTTCTCCGCTGTCGGCAAG GTGCGCGATGTGCGGATCATCTCCGACCGAAACTCCCGCCGCTCCAAGGGCATCGCCTACGTGGAGTTCTGTGAGATCCAGTCGGTACCGTTGGCCATTGGGCTGACAGGCCAGCGCCTCCTCGGGGTGCCCATCATTGTCCAGGCCTCCCAG GCAGAGAAGAACCGGCTGGCAGCCATGGCTAACAACCTTCAGAAAGGCAGTGGGGGGCCCATGCGGCTCTACGTTGGCTCCCTTCACTGCAACATCACCAAAGAGATGCTGCGTGGGATCTTTGAGCCCTTTGGCAAG ATTGACAGCATTGTGCTGATGCGTGACCAGGATACCGGGCAGTCCAAGGGCTATGGCTTCATCACG TTTGCAGAGGCTGAGTGTGCCCGCCGTGCCCTGGAGCAGCTAAATGGTTTCGAGCTCGCCGGCCGACCCATGCGGGTGGGGCAGGTCACTGAGCGGCTGGACGGCACCACCGACATCACCTTCCCAGATGGTGATGAGCCCGAGCGGTCGGCCCTTAATCTCAGCACCACTGGCTCCCAGCTCCAGCTCATGGCCAAACTGGCAGAAG CAGGTTCCGGGATCCCATTGTCAACTACAGCCGCGGCTCAGGCGGCCCTGCAGCTCAATGGAGCGATACCCCTGGGAGCACTGAACCCAGCTGCCCTGACAG CTCTCAGCCCAGCACTGAACCTGGCTTCACAGACGTTGGCTTCCCAGTGCTTCCAGCTTTCGGGCCTCTTCACTCCCCAGACAAT gtAA
- the RBM23 gene encoding probable RNA-binding protein 23 isoform X8 has product MASDDFDIVIEAMLEAPYKKEEAQPGPSKSPADPPTAQPPQEEQAKDAKKESAPSSSGESSSKKKRSKSRSRSRDHRHSRSRDRDRHRRRSRSRDRRSRHRSRSRHRSRSRDRRRGSRSRSRERRRDERVRYRSPPPPGRRFGHSKSPLYREKSPLREPLGSLSPEERDARTVFCMQLAARIRPRDLEDFFSAVGKVRDVRIISDRNSRRSKGIAYVEFCEIQSVPLAIGLTGQRLLGVPIIVQASQAEKNRLAAMANNLQKGSGGPMRLYVGSLHCNITKEMLRGIFEPFGKIDSIVLMRDQDTGQSKGYGFITFAEAECARRALEQLNGFELAGRPMRVGQVTERLDGTTDITFPDGDEPERSALNLSTTGSQLQLMAKLAEAGSGIPLSTTAAAQAALQLNGAIPLGALNPAALTALSPALNLASQTLASQCFQLSGLFTPQTM; this is encoded by the exons ATGGCCTCGGATGACTTTGATATCGTGATAGAGGCCATGTTGGAGGCCCCGTACAAGAAAGAGGAG GCCCAGCCAGGACCCTCAAAGTCACCAGCTGATCCCCCCACAGCACAG CCACCTCAGGAGGAGCAAGCAAAGGACGCAAAGAAAGAAAGTGCCCCCAGCAGCAGCGGGGAAAGCAGCAG CAAAAAGAAGAGGAGCAAGAGTCGTAGCAGGAGCCGTGACCACAGACATAG CCGCAGTCGGGACCGAGACCGCCACCGCAGGCGCAGCCGCAGCAGAGATCGCCGTAGCCGCCACCGGAGCAGAAGCCGCCACCGGAGCCGCAGCCGGGACCGCAGGCGGGGCAGCCGGTCTCGCAGCAGAGAGCGCCGGCGGGACGAGAGAGTGCGCTACcggagccccccaccccctgg GCGTCGGTTTGGGCACAGCAAGAGTCCCTTGTACAGAGAGAAAAGCCCCCTCCG GGAGCCCTTGGGCAGTTTGAGCCCAGAGGAGCGTGATGCCCGCACTGTCTTCTGCATGCAGCTGGCTGCCCGCATTCGCCCACGTGACCTTGAGGACTTTTTCTCCGCTGTCGGCAAG GTGCGCGATGTGCGGATCATCTCCGACCGAAACTCCCGCCGCTCCAAGGGCATCGCCTACGTGGAGTTCTGTGAGATCCAGTCGGTACCGTTGGCCATTGGGCTGACAGGCCAGCGCCTCCTCGGGGTGCCCATCATTGTCCAGGCCTCCCAG GCAGAGAAGAACCGGCTGGCAGCCATGGCTAACAACCTTCAGAAAGGCAGTGGGGGGCCCATGCGGCTCTACGTTGGCTCCCTTCACTGCAACATCACCAAAGAGATGCTGCGTGGGATCTTTGAGCCCTTTGGCAAG ATTGACAGCATTGTGCTGATGCGTGACCAGGATACCGGGCAGTCCAAGGGCTATGGCTTCATCACG TTTGCAGAGGCTGAGTGTGCCCGCCGTGCCCTGGAGCAGCTAAATGGTTTCGAGCTCGCCGGCCGACCCATGCGGGTGGGGCAGGTCACTGAGCGGCTGGACGGCACCACCGACATCACCTTCCCAGATGGTGATGAGCCCGAGCGGTCGGCCCTTAATCTCAGCACCACTGGCTCCCAGCTCCAGCTCATGGCCAAACTGGCAGAAG CAGGTTCCGGGATCCCATTGTCAACTACAGCCGCGGCTCAGGCGGCCCTGCAGCTCAATGGAGCGATACCCCTGGGAGCACTGAACCCAGCTGCCCTGACAG CTCTCAGCCCAGCACTGAACCTGGCTTCACAGACGTTGGCTTCCCAGTGCTTCCAGCTTTCGGGCCTCTTCACTCCCCAGACAAT gtAA